From Coffea arabica cultivar ET-39 chromosome 10e, Coffea Arabica ET-39 HiFi, whole genome shotgun sequence, one genomic window encodes:
- the LOC113712995 gene encoding 12-oxophytodienoate reductase 1-like isoform X2 has translation MEIEIDDGAEQQQQPIPLLTPYKLGNFQLCHRYPATPGIWTKEQVEAWKPIVDAVHAKGGIFFCQIWHAGRISNYSYQPNGQSPISSTDKQLTFKVQKNGVDDYKYPPPRRLRTEEIPEIVNEFRVAAINAIEAGFDGVEIHGAHGYIVEQFLKDQINDRTDEYGGSLENRCRFALEIVEAVSNAIGADRVGLRLSPFADYMESGDSNPAALGLYMAEALNKYGILYCHMVEPRMKTVGEKFECADTLLPMRNAFKGTFIVAGGYGREDGSEAVAKDNADLVAYGRLFLANPDLPKRFELNAPLNKYNRATFYIPDPVVGYTDYPFLETIA, from the exons ATGGAAATTGAGATAGATGATGGAGCAGAACAGCAGCAGCAACCAATTCCTTTACTGACTCCATATAAATTGGGAAATTTTCAGCTCTGTCATAG ATATCCAGCTACACCAGGCATTTGGACAAAGGAGCAAGTTGAGGCCTGGAAACCCATTGTAGATGCAGTACATGCCAAAGGTGGTATCTTCTTTTGCCAGATTTGGCATGCAGGAAGGATTTCAAATTACA GTTATCAGCCCAATGGACAATCTCCAATCTCATCAACAGACAAGCAATTAACTTTCAAAGTTCAAAAGAACGGCGTAGATGATTATAAGTATCCACCTCCACGACGCCTAAGAACAGAAGAAATTCCTGAGATTGTCAATGAATTCAGAGTCGCTGCAATTAATGCTATTGAAGCTG GTTTTGATGGGGTAGAGATCCATGGAGCTCATGGTTATATTGTAGAACAGTTTCTGAAAGACCAAATCAATGACAGAACAGATGAATACGGAGGCTCATTGGAGAACCGTTGCAGATTTGCTCTGGAAATCGTTGAAGCTGTCTCCAATGCGATAGGAGCTGATAGAGTTGGCCTCAGGCTCTCCCCGTTTGCAGATTACATGGAATCAGGAGACTCAAATCCAGCAGCACTAGGTCTCTACATGGCTGAAGCGTTGAATAAATATGGAATTCTGTACTGTCACATGGTGGAGCCAAGGATGAAAACTGTGGGGGAAAAATTCGAATGTGCAGATACTCTTCTGCCAATGAGGAATGCATTCAAAGGCACTTTCATCGTTGCTGGTGGCTATGGTAGGGAAGATGGCAGCGAAGCAGTGGCCAAAGATAATGCTGATCTTGTTGCTTATGGACGTTTGTTCCTGGCCAATCCAGATTTGCCAAAACGATTCGAGTTAAATGCTCCTCTGAACAAGTACAACAGAGCCACTTTCTACATACCTGATCCTGTTGTTGGCTACACTGACTATCCATTTCTTGAAACCATTGCATGA
- the LOC113712995 gene encoding putative 12-oxophytodienoate reductase 11 isoform X1 — protein MEIEIDDGAEQQQQPIPLLTPYKLGNFQLCHRIVLAPLTRMRSYDNIPQPHAILYYSQRATKGGLLIAEATVVSETGRGYPATPGIWTKEQVEAWKPIVDAVHAKGGIFFCQIWHAGRISNYSYQPNGQSPISSTDKQLTFKVQKNGVDDYKYPPPRRLRTEEIPEIVNEFRVAAINAIEAGFDGVEIHGAHGYIVEQFLKDQINDRTDEYGGSLENRCRFALEIVEAVSNAIGADRVGLRLSPFADYMESGDSNPAALGLYMAEALNKYGILYCHMVEPRMKTVGEKFECADTLLPMRNAFKGTFIVAGGYGREDGSEAVAKDNADLVAYGRLFLANPDLPKRFELNAPLNKYNRATFYIPDPVVGYTDYPFLETIA, from the exons ATGGAAATTGAGATAGATGATGGAGCAGAACAGCAGCAGCAACCAATTCCTTTACTGACTCCATATAAATTGGGAAATTTTCAGCTCTGTCATAG AATTGTTTTGGCACCTCTGACAAGGATGAGATCTTACGACAATATTCCGCAGCCACACGCTATTTTATACTACTCCCAGAGAGCTACTAAAGGAGGTCTGCTCATAGCAGAAGCCACCGTAGTTTCTGAAACAGGCCGTGG ATATCCAGCTACACCAGGCATTTGGACAAAGGAGCAAGTTGAGGCCTGGAAACCCATTGTAGATGCAGTACATGCCAAAGGTGGTATCTTCTTTTGCCAGATTTGGCATGCAGGAAGGATTTCAAATTACA GTTATCAGCCCAATGGACAATCTCCAATCTCATCAACAGACAAGCAATTAACTTTCAAAGTTCAAAAGAACGGCGTAGATGATTATAAGTATCCACCTCCACGACGCCTAAGAACAGAAGAAATTCCTGAGATTGTCAATGAATTCAGAGTCGCTGCAATTAATGCTATTGAAGCTG GTTTTGATGGGGTAGAGATCCATGGAGCTCATGGTTATATTGTAGAACAGTTTCTGAAAGACCAAATCAATGACAGAACAGATGAATACGGAGGCTCATTGGAGAACCGTTGCAGATTTGCTCTGGAAATCGTTGAAGCTGTCTCCAATGCGATAGGAGCTGATAGAGTTGGCCTCAGGCTCTCCCCGTTTGCAGATTACATGGAATCAGGAGACTCAAATCCAGCAGCACTAGGTCTCTACATGGCTGAAGCGTTGAATAAATATGGAATTCTGTACTGTCACATGGTGGAGCCAAGGATGAAAACTGTGGGGGAAAAATTCGAATGTGCAGATACTCTTCTGCCAATGAGGAATGCATTCAAAGGCACTTTCATCGTTGCTGGTGGCTATGGTAGGGAAGATGGCAGCGAAGCAGTGGCCAAAGATAATGCTGATCTTGTTGCTTATGGACGTTTGTTCCTGGCCAATCCAGATTTGCCAAAACGATTCGAGTTAAATGCTCCTCTGAACAAGTACAACAGAGCCACTTTCTACATACCTGATCCTGTTGTTGGCTACACTGACTATCCATTTCTTGAAACCATTGCATGA
- the LOC113711922 gene encoding putative 12-oxophytodienoate reductase 11 produces the protein MANKAENGEQEQQQPQSIIPLLTPYKMGNFQLSHRIVLAPLTRQRSYGNVPQPHAILYYSQRTTKGGLLIAEATGVSDTAQGYPDTPGIWTKEQVEAWKPIVDAVHAKGGIFFCQIWHVGRVSNYSYQPNRQAPISSTDKPLTPQLRANGVDVAEFAPPRRLRTEEIPEIVNDFKLAAINAINAGFDGVEIHGAHGYLIEQFLKDQVNDRPDEYGGSLENRCRFALEIIEAVSNAIGADRVGIRLSPFASYSQAGDSNPNALGLYMAAALNKYGLAYCHMVEPRMKTVGEKSETPDSLLPMRKAFKGTFMVAGGYDRKDGIQAVAESRADLVAYGRLFLANPDLPKRFELNAPLNKYNRSTFYLPDPVVGYTDYPFLETTA, from the exons ATGGCAAATAAGGCTGAGAATGGAGAACAGGAGCAACAGCAGCCTCAGTCTATCATCCCTTTACTCACCCCATACAAAATGGGCAACTTCCAGCTTTCTCATAG AATTGTTTTGGCACCTCTGACAAGGCAAAGATCCTATGGAAATGTACCACAGCCACATGCCATTTTGTATTACTCTCAGAGAACCACCAAAGGTGGTCTTCTCATAGCAGAAGCTACAGGAGTTTCTGACACAGCTCAAGG GTATCCAGATACACCTGGTATATGGACAAAGGAACAAGTTGAGGCCTGGAAACCCATCGTAGATGCTGTTCACGCCAAAGGTGGTATCTTCTTTTGCCAAATTTGGCATGTTGGAAGGGTTTCAAATTATA GTTATCAGCCCAACAGACAAGCTCCGATCTCATCTACTGACAAGCCATTAACTCCTCAACTTCGAGCGAATGGTGTTGATGTTGCGGAATTTGCACCACCACGCCGGTTGAGGACTGAAGAAATTCCTGAGATTGTTAATGACTTTAAGCTTGCTGCAATAAATGCAATAAA TGCAGGATTTGATGGTGTTGAGATCCATGGAGCTCATGGCTATTTAATAGAACAGTTTTTGAAAGACCAAGTCAACGACCGACCAGATGAATATGGAGGCTCTCTGGAGAATCGTTGCAGATTTGCTCTGGAAATCATTGAAGCTGTCTCAAATGCAATAGGAGCTGATAGAGTTGGCATCAGGCTCTCCCCATTTGCAAGCTACTCCCAAGCAGGAGATTCAAATCCAAATGCTCTTGGTCTTTACATGGCTGCAGCTTTGAATAAATATGGACTTGCATACTGTCACATGGTCGAGCCAAGGATGAAAACTGTTGGGGAAAAATCTGAAACTCCCGATAGTCTTTTGCCCATGAGAAAGGCATTCAAAGGTACTTTCATGGTTGCTGGTGGTTATGATAGGAAAGATGGCATTCAAGCAGTCGCTGAAAGTCGTGCTGATCTTGTTGCTTATGGACGATTGTTCTTGGCCAATCCAGATTTGCCAAAGCGATTCGAGTTAAATGCTCCTCTGAACAAGTACAACAGATCCACTTTCTACTTACCTGATCCTGTTGTTGGCTACACTGACTATCCATTTCTTGAAACCACAGCGTAA